In Archocentrus centrarchus isolate MPI-CPG fArcCen1 chromosome 22, fArcCen1, whole genome shotgun sequence, one DNA window encodes the following:
- the LOC115772731 gene encoding uncharacterized protein LOC115772731, with translation MSLYCADLSVLSTERVKDLDIQIIGIFRRDSIQPLHCHFCCRDYLNKESASDFTWLPIRNQKTDEREQVKIQFDLTVCISNLFGNYNNVLQFAQTLEMYRLLGVNRVAIYNTSCGPELDHLLQSYSQEGFVEMVAWPIDKHLNPSRGWYFSRQGGDLHYFGQLTTHNECIYRSMEHSHYVLLNDTDEIVMPYQHNSLMSLISAHIYQYRSVAKVICEKRAS, from the exons AGAGTGAAAGATTTGGATATACAAATTATTGGCATATTTAGGAGAGACTCCATCCAACCCCTTCACTGCCATTTCTGCTGCAGAGATTATTTAA ACAAAGAGAGTGCATCTGACTTTACCTGGCTCCCTATAAGAAACCAAAAGACAGATGAGCGGGAGCAAGTAAAGATTCAGTTTGACTTGACAGTCTGCATTTCAAACCTGTTTGGCAACTATAACAATGTACTTCAGTTTGCACAGACTCTGGAGATGTACAG GTTGCTGGGTGTGAACCGAGTGGCGATCTATAACACAAGCTGTGGTCCAGAGCTTGACCACCTGTTGCAGAGTTACAGCCAGGAGGGGTTTGTGGAAATGGTTGCTTGGCCCATTGACAAGCATCTGAATCCATCTCGTGGCTGGTATTTCTCACGGCAAGGAGGGGATCTGCACTACTTTGGCCAGCTGACCACGCATAATGAGTGCATTTACAGATCAATGGAGCATTCACACTACGTCCTgttgaatgacactgatgagatTGTAATGCCGTACCAACACAACAGCCTGATGTCTCTGATCTCTGCACACATCTACCAATATAGAAGTGTAGCAAAAGTCATATGTGAAAAGAGAGCCAGTTGA